In a single window of the Leisingera daeponensis DSM 23529 genome:
- a CDS encoding response regulator transcription factor, which yields MDLYERFMSARTSADRWRIANEVMASLGAIALNVAEVEIKTRRLLWLRSSMTRAFLAEYAQQKFYEVDQFVSGIGLPFYPSLHVTGTLERATAPSQRHLDFNWTTWDMGYTLGYAMRFAGACPGTSKTVVFCAGEKASEFTAEQFEKIRQAGTAVAAFICAPGMGQEYPAFAAQESGNALSSREKQMLALLAAGYLNTRIAHELGIAEVTVRKTLLSARRKLGAKTREEALAIAVRSGLLDF from the coding sequence ATGGATCTTTACGAAAGATTCATGTCAGCGCGGACCAGCGCTGACAGGTGGCGGATTGCGAACGAGGTGATGGCCTCGCTTGGAGCCATCGCGCTGAACGTGGCGGAAGTTGAAATAAAAACCCGCAGGCTGCTTTGGCTGCGGAGCAGCATGACCCGCGCATTTCTCGCCGAATATGCGCAGCAGAAATTCTACGAAGTGGACCAGTTTGTCTCCGGAATCGGCCTGCCGTTCTACCCGTCGCTGCACGTGACCGGCACACTGGAGCGCGCAACGGCGCCAAGCCAGCGGCACTTGGACTTCAATTGGACGACCTGGGATATGGGTTACACCTTGGGGTATGCGATGCGGTTTGCGGGGGCTTGTCCAGGCACCAGCAAGACAGTCGTGTTTTGCGCCGGTGAGAAGGCGTCGGAGTTCACGGCGGAGCAGTTCGAGAAGATCCGGCAGGCGGGAACGGCTGTTGCTGCATTCATCTGCGCGCCGGGCATGGGACAGGAATATCCCGCTTTTGCCGCCCAGGAATCCGGCAACGCTCTGTCGAGCCGTGAAAAACAGATGCTGGCGCTGCTGGCGGCGGGGTACCTCAATACCCGCATCGCGCACGAACTGGGAATCGCCGAGGTCACCGTCCGCAAGACCCTGTTGTCGGCCCGCCGCAAACTGGGCGCAAAAACGCGCGAGGAGGCGCTGGCGATTGCCGTCCGGTCCGGTCTTCTGGACTTTTGA
- a CDS encoding ABC transporter ATP-binding protein, which translates to MNNTPKAPLLNVENLRVSFRQDGKITPAVRGVSFSVGRGETVALVGESGSGKSVSALSTVSLLGDSAIVEGSVTYDGTEMVGTSERHLMQVRGNDISFIFQEPMTSLNPLHTIERQLEESLALHQGLTGKAARARILELMEKVGIRDAESRLSAYPHQLSGGQRQRVMIAMALANKPDILIADEPTTALDVTIQAQILDLLAELKESEGMGLLFITHDLGIVRRIADRVCVMKDGEIVEEGPAAEIFAAPKHPYTQKLLAAEPSGTPPPVPQGAEELVATRDLKVWFPIQRGLLKRTVGHVKAVNPVTVSVRAGETLGIVGESGSGKTTLALAIMRLIGSEGQVTFQGQDLRKWSTRDLRKLRKDMQIVFQDPFGSLSPRMTCAQIIAEGLAIHNVDRHRNTRELVAEVMREVGLDPAAMDRYPHEFSGGQRQRIAIARAMVLRPKLVVLDEPTSALDMTVQVQIVELLRDLQARYGLAYLFISHDLNVVRAMSHNVMVMNQGDVVEAGPADALFRSPQHDYTRRLLAAAG; encoded by the coding sequence ATGAACAACACACCCAAAGCCCCCCTCCTGAACGTCGAGAACCTCCGTGTCTCCTTCCGGCAGGACGGCAAGATCACCCCGGCCGTGCGCGGCGTGTCCTTCTCGGTGGGCCGCGGCGAGACCGTGGCGCTGGTGGGCGAGTCAGGCTCCGGCAAATCGGTCTCGGCGCTGTCCACAGTCTCTCTGCTGGGCGACAGCGCCATCGTTGAAGGCTCCGTCACTTACGACGGCACCGAAATGGTCGGCACCAGCGAGCGCCACCTGATGCAGGTGCGCGGCAATGATATCAGCTTCATTTTTCAGGAGCCGATGACTTCGCTCAACCCGCTGCACACCATCGAACGGCAACTGGAGGAGTCGCTGGCGCTGCACCAGGGGCTGACCGGCAAGGCGGCGCGGGCGCGTATTCTGGAGCTTATGGAGAAGGTCGGCATCCGCGATGCGGAAAGCCGTCTCAGCGCCTATCCGCATCAGCTTTCGGGCGGGCAGCGGCAGCGGGTAATGATCGCCATGGCGCTCGCCAACAAGCCCGACATCCTGATTGCGGACGAACCGACCACGGCGCTGGACGTGACCATCCAAGCGCAGATCCTCGACCTCTTGGCAGAGCTGAAGGAAAGCGAGGGGATGGGGCTGCTATTCATCACCCACGACCTAGGCATCGTGCGCCGAATTGCCGACCGGGTCTGCGTGATGAAGGACGGCGAGATTGTCGAGGAGGGGCCGGCGGCGGAGATCTTTGCCGCCCCCAAACACCCCTATACGCAGAAACTGCTGGCCGCCGAACCGTCCGGGACCCCGCCGCCGGTGCCGCAGGGCGCCGAAGAGCTGGTTGCGACCCGTGATCTCAAGGTTTGGTTCCCGATCCAGCGGGGGCTGCTGAAACGCACGGTGGGACATGTGAAGGCGGTGAACCCGGTCACAGTCTCGGTCCGCGCGGGGGAGACGCTGGGGATCGTCGGCGAGAGCGGCTCCGGCAAGACAACGCTGGCGCTGGCGATCATGCGGCTGATCGGCTCCGAGGGGCAGGTCACCTTTCAGGGGCAGGACCTGCGGAAATGGTCGACCCGCGACCTGCGCAAATTGCGCAAGGATATGCAGATCGTTTTTCAAGATCCCTTCGGCTCGCTCAGCCCGCGGATGACCTGCGCCCAGATCATTGCGGAGGGGCTGGCGATCCACAACGTTGACCGGCACCGCAACACCCGCGAACTGGTGGCCGAGGTGATGCGCGAGGTGGGGCTGGACCCGGCGGCGATGGACCGCTACCCGCATGAATTTTCCGGCGGCCAGCGCCAGCGCATCGCCATTGCCCGCGCCATGGTGCTGCGGCCCAAGCTGGTGGTGCTGGACGAGCCGACCTCGGCGCTGGACATGACGGTGCAGGTGCAGATTGTCGAACTGCTGCGCGATCTGCAGGCGCGCTACGGGCTGGCGTATCTGTTCATCAGCCATGACCTGAATGTGGTGCGGGCGATGTCGCACAACGTGATGGTGATGAACCAGGGCGATGTGGTCGAAGCGGGGCCTGCCGATGCCCTGTTCCGCAGCCCGCAGCATGACTATACCAGAAGGCTTTTGGCGGCTGCCGGATAA
- a CDS encoding ABC transporter permease, producing MALSPLNQRRWNNFRKNKRAFWSLIIFSVLFTLSLFAEFIANDKPILVSYRGELYTPVFKFYPETQFGGDFRTEAIYSDPEVECLIRSGGIEDCFDEPEVILEGISAGTYAAEGFEEGWTLWPPIPYSFNTTVDRPGAAPLPPNGQNLLGTDDTKRDVLARVIHGFRLSILFTLIVTGAATVLGILAGAVQGYFGGWLDLVFQRIIEIWSSTPTLYVIIIMFAILGRSFWLLVFLMVLFGWTALVGVVRAEFLRARNLEYVRAAKALGVGNMTIMFRHMLPNAMVATLTMLPFIVTGTISALAGLDFLGFGLPSSAPSLGELTLQAKQNLEAPWLAFTAFFTFAIMLSLLVFIFEGVRDAFDPRKTFS from the coding sequence ATGGCACTCTCACCGCTGAACCAGCGCCGCTGGAACAACTTCCGCAAGAACAAGCGCGCCTTCTGGTCGCTGATCATCTTCTCCGTGCTGTTCACGCTGTCGCTGTTTGCCGAGTTCATCGCAAACGACAAGCCGATCCTCGTAAGCTACCGTGGCGAGCTTTACACGCCGGTCTTCAAGTTTTACCCGGAGACCCAATTCGGCGGCGACTTCCGGACCGAGGCGATTTACAGCGACCCGGAAGTGGAATGCCTGATCCGCTCCGGCGGGATCGAGGACTGCTTTGACGAGCCTGAGGTGATCCTGGAGGGCATTTCGGCAGGCACTTATGCCGCCGAGGGGTTCGAGGAAGGCTGGACCCTCTGGCCGCCGATCCCCTACAGCTTCAATACTACCGTGGACCGCCCCGGCGCGGCGCCGCTGCCGCCCAACGGCCAGAACCTTTTGGGCACTGATGACACCAAGCGCGATGTGCTGGCGCGGGTGATCCACGGCTTCCGCCTGTCGATCCTGTTCACCCTGATCGTGACCGGTGCCGCCACGGTGCTGGGCATCCTCGCGGGCGCGGTGCAGGGGTATTTCGGCGGCTGGCTGGATCTGGTGTTCCAGCGCATCATCGAGATCTGGAGCTCCACTCCGACGCTTTATGTGATCATTATCATGTTTGCGATCCTGGGACGCAGTTTCTGGCTGCTGGTGTTCCTGATGGTGCTCTTTGGCTGGACTGCGCTGGTGGGGGTGGTGCGGGCCGAGTTCCTGCGTGCCCGCAATCTGGAATACGTCCGCGCGGCCAAGGCGCTGGGGGTCGGCAACATGACCATTATGTTCCGGCACATGCTGCCCAATGCGATGGTGGCGACGCTGACCATGCTGCCGTTTATCGTGACCGGCACCATATCTGCGCTCGCGGGGCTGGATTTCCTGGGCTTCGGCCTGCCGTCCTCGGCGCCGAGCTTGGGCGAACTGACGCTTCAGGCCAAGCAGAACCTTGAGGCGCCCTGGCTGGCTTTCACCGCCTTCTTCACCTTCGCGATCATGCTGTCGCTGCTGGTGTTCATCTTTGAGGGCGTGCGGGATGCGTTCGATCCGAGGAAGACGTTTTCATGA
- a CDS encoding microcin C ABC transporter permease YejB, with protein sequence MAAYIFRRLLLVIPTLFGILLVNFALVQFVPGGPVEQIIAQLEGGGDVFEGFAGGGGDAGTEAISANENYAGRQGLPPELIKELEQQFGLDKPPLERFLTMLWNYVRFDFGESYFRKIGVTELVLEKMPVSISLGLWSTLIAYLISIPMGIRKAMRDGSPFDTWTSGVIIAAYAIPGFLFAIMLLVLFAGGSYWQIFPLRGLTSDNWEQLSLLGKIGDYFWHIALPVLASTIGAFATLTLLTKNSFLDEIKKQYVMTARAKGLSENRVLYGHVFRNAMLIVIAGFPSVFIGIFFSGSLIIETIFSLDGLGRLGFEAAVARDYPVIFGTLFIFGLMSLVVGIISDLMYVLVDPRIDFEKREG encoded by the coding sequence ATGGCAGCTTATATCTTCCGACGCCTGCTTTTGGTGATACCGACGCTGTTCGGCATCCTGCTGGTGAACTTTGCGCTGGTGCAGTTTGTGCCCGGCGGCCCGGTGGAGCAGATCATCGCCCAGCTTGAAGGCGGCGGCGATGTGTTCGAGGGCTTTGCCGGAGGCGGCGGCGACGCTGGCACCGAGGCGATCAGCGCCAATGAGAACTATGCCGGCCGCCAAGGCCTGCCGCCGGAACTGATCAAGGAACTGGAACAGCAGTTCGGCCTCGACAAGCCGCCGCTGGAGCGGTTTCTGACCATGCTGTGGAACTATGTGCGCTTTGACTTTGGCGAGAGTTATTTCCGCAAGATCGGCGTGACCGAGCTGGTGCTGGAAAAGATGCCGGTCTCGATCTCGCTCGGCCTGTGGTCGACGCTGATCGCCTATCTGATCTCGATCCCGATGGGCATCCGCAAGGCGATGCGCGACGGCTCGCCGTTCGACACCTGGACCAGCGGCGTGATCATCGCGGCCTATGCGATCCCGGGGTTCCTCTTTGCCATCATGCTCTTGGTGCTGTTTGCCGGCGGCTCCTACTGGCAGATCTTCCCGCTGCGCGGGCTGACGTCGGACAATTGGGAACAGCTGAGCCTTTTGGGCAAGATCGGCGACTACTTCTGGCATATCGCGCTGCCGGTGCTGGCCTCCACCATCGGCGCCTTTGCGACGCTGACACTGCTGACCAAGAATTCCTTTCTGGATGAAATCAAGAAGCAATACGTGATGACAGCCCGCGCCAAGGGCCTGAGCGAGAACCGGGTGCTCTATGGCCATGTATTCCGCAACGCTATGCTGATCGTGATCGCGGGGTTTCCGTCGGTCTTTATCGGCATCTTCTTCTCCGGCTCGCTGATCATCGAGACGATCTTCTCGCTTGACGGGCTGGGGCGTCTGGGGTTCGAGGCCGCGGTCGCGCGCGACTATCCGGTGATCTTCGGCACACTGTTCATCTTCGGCCTGATGAGCCTGGTGGTCGGCATCATCTCCGACCTGATGTATGTGCTGGTCGATCCGCGCATCGACTTTGAGAAGCGGGAGGGCTGA
- a CDS encoding extracellular solute-binding protein — protein MKTARAAARVRVKDRANPLQAAAALALGVVLALAAATLAKAEETVIKSHGFAEFGELKYPEGFARFDYVNPDAPKGGELSISAVGTFDSMNPFTRKGRAGALSSDHFESLLVESYDEPGSYYGLIAESLEYPESQDWVIFNLRPEAKFSDGTAVTAEDVVFSHNILLDQGLKSYAEAVRKRIPKAEALSPHRVKFHFSPDFPRRAMITQVGGTPVFSKAWFEADPENRRLDEPRLDPGIGSGPYVLESAEVNQRITYKRNPDYWGADLNVNVGRHNYDRIRVEYFGDAIAAMEGFKAGVYTLRPENNSKSWATAYDFAAVEKGQVVKGEIPDGNVPAANGFVMNLLKPKFQDIRVREALQLAFNFEWTNDSLQYGLFRHRSSFWQDSPLAAKGLPEGREKEVLEALGDQIDPTVLTSEPVMAHSSQASRPGDRKNLRRAMKLLEEAGWTVGDDGMRRNADGEPLKVEFLADSPTIERIVQPYISNLRTMGVDAVLNRVDYAQYTSRRREKEFDIISHAYPMSLEPSTGLYQYFGSEAHEYSVFNPAGLADPAVDALIGNIVNAETQEELRANARALDRVLRAKRFMVPTWYLDVNWIAYWDMYRHPENLPPYNTGVLDLWWIDAAREAELKSAGALR, from the coding sequence ATGAAAACCGCTCGAGCTGCGGCACGCGTGCGCGTGAAAGACAGGGCGAACCCGCTGCAGGCCGCGGCGGCGTTGGCCTTGGGGGTTGTTCTGGCACTGGCGGCGGCCACGCTGGCCAAGGCGGAAGAAACCGTCATCAAAAGCCATGGCTTTGCCGAATTCGGTGAGTTGAAATACCCGGAGGGCTTTGCCCGTTTCGACTACGTTAACCCGGACGCGCCCAAAGGCGGTGAACTGTCGATCTCCGCCGTGGGCACGTTTGACAGCATGAACCCCTTCACCCGCAAGGGGCGGGCCGGGGCGCTGTCTTCGGACCATTTCGAAAGCCTGCTGGTGGAATCTTATGATGAGCCGGGCTCCTATTACGGGCTGATCGCCGAGAGCCTGGAATACCCCGAAAGCCAGGATTGGGTGATTTTCAACCTGCGGCCTGAGGCAAAGTTTTCCGACGGCACCGCGGTCACTGCTGAGGATGTGGTGTTTTCCCACAACATCCTGCTGGACCAGGGGCTGAAATCCTATGCGGAGGCGGTGCGCAAACGCATCCCCAAGGCCGAGGCGCTGAGCCCGCACCGGGTGAAATTCCACTTCTCCCCGGACTTTCCGCGCCGGGCGATGATCACTCAAGTTGGCGGCACGCCGGTCTTCTCCAAGGCCTGGTTCGAGGCCGACCCGGAGAACCGCCGTCTGGATGAGCCGCGGCTGGATCCGGGCATCGGCTCCGGCCCCTACGTGCTGGAAAGCGCCGAGGTGAACCAGCGCATCACCTACAAGCGCAACCCCGATTATTGGGGCGCGGACCTGAACGTGAACGTAGGCCGCCACAACTATGACCGCATCCGGGTGGAGTATTTCGGCGACGCAATCGCCGCGATGGAGGGGTTCAAGGCGGGCGTTTACACCTTGCGCCCCGAGAACAACTCCAAAAGCTGGGCAACCGCCTATGACTTCGCCGCGGTGGAAAAGGGCCAGGTGGTCAAGGGTGAAATCCCCGACGGCAACGTGCCGGCCGCCAACGGCTTTGTGATGAACCTCTTGAAGCCTAAATTCCAGGACATACGCGTGCGCGAGGCGCTGCAGCTGGCGTTCAACTTCGAATGGACCAACGATAGCCTGCAATACGGGCTGTTCCGCCACCGTTCGTCCTTCTGGCAGGATTCTCCGCTTGCGGCCAAGGGGCTGCCGGAGGGCCGCGAGAAAGAGGTGCTGGAAGCGCTGGGTGATCAGATCGACCCGACAGTTCTGACCTCGGAGCCGGTGATGGCGCATAGCTCCCAAGCGTCGCGCCCCGGCGACCGCAAGAACCTGCGCCGGGCAATGAAGCTGCTGGAAGAGGCCGGCTGGACGGTTGGCGATGATGGGATGCGCCGCAACGCGGACGGCGAACCGCTGAAGGTGGAGTTCCTGGCCGACAGCCCGACAATCGAGAGGATCGTGCAGCCCTATATCAGCAACCTGCGCACCATGGGGGTGGATGCGGTGCTGAACCGGGTGGACTATGCCCAGTACACCAGCCGCCGCCGGGAGAAGGAGTTCGACATCATCTCCCATGCCTATCCGATGTCGCTGGAGCCTTCGACCGGCCTTTATCAGTATTTCGGTTCCGAAGCGCATGAGTATTCGGTGTTCAACCCCGCAGGCCTGGCCGATCCGGCGGTGGATGCTCTGATCGGCAATATTGTAAACGCCGAAACCCAGGAAGAGCTGCGCGCCAACGCCCGCGCGCTGGACCGGGTGCTGCGCGCCAAGCGGTTTATGGTGCCGACGTGGTATCTGGACGTGAACTGGATCGCCTATTGGGACATGTACCGCCACCCGGAAAACCTGCCGCCGTATAACACGGGGGTGCTGGATCTGTGGTGGATCGACGCCGCCCGGGAGGCCGAGCTTAAGTCCGCTGGCGCTCTGCGGTAA
- a CDS encoding putative hemolysin, whose translation MLKPMKFAALAVAGAAALSACAQQEEEVVYTSPEEAYCVQAGGQYVLRSGKSGTIGVCILPDGQERDALAYYRENNPA comes from the coding sequence ATGCTGAAACCAATGAAATTTGCCGCGCTTGCGGTTGCCGGAGCCGCCGCGCTCAGCGCCTGCGCCCAGCAGGAAGAGGAAGTGGTCTACACCAGCCCGGAAGAGGCCTATTGCGTGCAGGCCGGCGGCCAGTACGTGCTGCGCAGCGGCAAGTCCGGCACGATCGGCGTCTGCATTCTGCCCGACGGCCAGGAGCGCGATGCGCTGGCCTATTACCGGGAAAACAACCCGGCCTGA
- a CDS encoding c-type cytochrome encodes MFDTMTLTKATAGLCGAFLVFLLGKWGAEVLYHMDSHGEASYVIEVATDEGAGSDEPEVSFAELMAAADAAKGAKVFKKCSACHKLADGANATGPYLYGVVGRDIASAAGFGYSGALTSLEGAWTPEELDAFLAKPSAYASGTTMSFSGLSKQSDRVDLIAYLDSLDD; translated from the coding sequence ATGTTTGACACGATGACCCTCACCAAAGCGACCGCAGGCCTCTGCGGCGCGTTCCTGGTATTCCTTCTGGGCAAATGGGGCGCAGAAGTACTGTATCACATGGACAGCCACGGTGAGGCTTCCTATGTGATCGAAGTTGCCACCGACGAAGGCGCCGGCAGCGATGAGCCGGAAGTCAGCTTTGCAGAGCTGATGGCCGCCGCCGACGCAGCCAAAGGCGCCAAGGTGTTCAAGAAATGCTCCGCCTGCCACAAGCTGGCAGATGGCGCCAACGCAACCGGCCCGTATCTTTACGGCGTGGTTGGCCGCGACATCGCCTCCGCAGCGGGCTTTGGCTATTCCGGCGCGCTGACCAGCCTCGAAGGCGCCTGGACCCCGGAAGAACTGGACGCGTTTCTGGCCAAGCCGTCGGCCTATGCCTCCGGCACCACCATGTCCTTCTCCGGCCTGAGCAAGCAAAGCGACCGGGTGGATCTTATCGCCTATCTGGACAGCCTGGACGACTGA
- a CDS encoding prephenate dehydratase produces MSRKIAIQGELGSYSHEACRIARPGMEVLPCRTFEDILEAVRSGEAEQAMLPVENSTYGRVADSHRLLPHSGLHIIDEAFVRVHINLLAVPGAKLEDIREAHSHLVLLPQCATFLRKHGIRGRVSPDNARAARDVAEAGDIHSAALASELAGEIYGLEVLARHIEDNGDNTTRFLIMAKDIDYTRRGAHNMITSFVFQVRNIPAALYKAMGGFATNGINMTKLESYMVDGSFTATQFYADIEGHPDDANVQLAMDELSYFTTNVEILGVYPADNGRF; encoded by the coding sequence ATGAGCCGCAAAATCGCCATTCAGGGGGAGCTTGGCTCCTACAGCCACGAGGCCTGCCGCATTGCCCGCCCCGGCATGGAGGTGCTGCCCTGCCGCACGTTCGAGGACATTCTGGAGGCCGTGCGCAGCGGCGAGGCGGAACAGGCAATGCTGCCGGTGGAGAACTCTACTTACGGCCGCGTCGCCGACAGCCACAGGCTGTTGCCGCACAGCGGGCTTCACATCATCGACGAGGCATTCGTGCGGGTGCATATCAACCTGCTGGCGGTGCCGGGGGCGAAACTGGAGGACATCCGCGAGGCGCATTCGCATCTGGTGCTGCTGCCGCAATGCGCCACCTTCCTGCGAAAGCACGGCATCCGCGGCCGCGTCAGCCCCGACAACGCCCGCGCTGCCCGTGACGTGGCCGAGGCCGGCGACATCCACTCCGCTGCGCTGGCGAGCGAACTGGCCGGCGAGATCTACGGTCTGGAGGTGCTGGCCCGCCACATCGAGGATAACGGCGACAACACCACACGTTTCCTGATCATGGCGAAGGACATCGACTATACCCGCCGCGGTGCCCACAACATGATCACCAGTTTCGTATTCCAGGTGCGCAACATCCCGGCCGCGCTCTACAAGGCGATGGGCGGCTTTGCCACCAACGGCATCAACATGACGAAACTGGAGAGCTACATGGTGGACGGCTCGTTCACCGCCACCCAGTTTTACGCCGATATCGAAGGCCACCCCGATGATGCCAATGTGCAGCTGGCAATGGACGAGCTGAGCTATTTCACCACCAATGTGGAAATCCTCGGCGTTTATCCGGCAGACAACGGCCGGTTCTGA
- a CDS encoding 5'-nucleotidase C-terminal domain-containing protein gives MTGGAGTPEARPAGVLHVLATTDLHCNLLSHDYYADRPDPAIGLSRVASLIRQARAEAADQGAACILVDNGDGLQGSPLGDIVPGAPGPHPLARAFQVLEYDAAGLGNHDFDFGLAALAGVLRDMPCPVLCSNLTAVQAEIDLPFTKTAVLERQIPGCPGLPPVRIGLLSVLPPQTLIWCGRALEVPLAATGIVETAEGEARRLREQGCDLVLALAHTGIAAGTGADSSENALEQLAALPGIDAVVGGHTHLTLPGKEHAFAKPVVMPGAHGSHLGVISLELEYGEAGWRPAGGSASLRPVAQTGRSGAAVPLAKEEPSFTRALAADHARTLERMRQPAGYSPVAMHSYFTFFAPDRGLALVASAQAAAVRPLLRGTAAEALPLLSAAAPCKFGGRSGPHYYTDIAAGELCARNIADLQVFPNELRVVAVTGAQLREWLEMSAGLFNQVAPGSRGTLLADPQRAGHHFDVIFGLTYQICLSQPPRYSASGECINPSAQRVLDLSWNGRPVAPEQRFAVAANSYRVSGGGSFRMLHAAEELPLAPMRIRQAVRDYIAGQLPPDPLAEAPYPWQLAAMPGTSAVAVTGPGAAAHLDELPAGLAEPRGFGSGGFWEIELHL, from the coding sequence ATGACAGGCGGGGCAGGAACTCCGGAGGCCCGGCCCGCTGGGGTGCTGCACGTGCTGGCGACCACGGACCTGCACTGCAACCTGCTGAGCCACGACTACTATGCCGACCGTCCGGACCCGGCCATAGGCCTGTCCCGCGTGGCCAGCCTGATCCGCCAGGCGCGGGCCGAGGCGGCGGATCAGGGCGCGGCCTGCATCCTGGTCGACAATGGTGATGGCCTTCAGGGGTCGCCGCTGGGGGATATCGTGCCTGGTGCCCCGGGGCCGCATCCGCTGGCACGAGCATTTCAGGTGCTGGAATATGACGCGGCGGGCCTGGGCAATCACGACTTTGACTTTGGCCTTGCGGCGCTGGCCGGGGTGCTGCGGGACATGCCGTGCCCCGTGCTGTGCTCTAACCTGACCGCCGTGCAGGCGGAAATTGATCTGCCTTTTACAAAAACAGCGGTGCTCGAACGGCAGATCCCGGGGTGCCCCGGGCTGCCGCCGGTGCGGATCGGGCTGCTGTCGGTGCTGCCGCCGCAGACGCTGATCTGGTGCGGCCGGGCGCTGGAGGTTCCGCTGGCCGCAACGGGCATCGTGGAGACCGCCGAGGGTGAGGCCCGGCGGCTGAGGGAGCAGGGCTGCGATCTGGTGCTGGCGCTGGCGCACACCGGGATTGCTGCCGGGACCGGTGCGGACAGCAGCGAGAACGCGCTGGAGCAGCTGGCGGCGCTGCCTGGGATCGACGCGGTGGTGGGCGGCCATACCCATCTGACACTGCCCGGAAAGGAGCACGCCTTCGCCAAACCGGTGGTGATGCCGGGGGCGCATGGATCGCATCTGGGGGTGATCAGCCTGGAGCTGGAGTACGGCGAGGCGGGCTGGCGGCCCGCCGGCGGCAGCGCCAGCCTGCGGCCGGTGGCGCAGACGGGGCGCTCCGGTGCTGCTGTGCCGCTGGCGAAGGAGGAGCCAAGCTTCACCCGGGCGCTGGCGGCGGATCATGCCCGCACCCTGGAGCGGATGCGGCAGCCCGCGGGCTACAGCCCTGTGGCGATGCATTCCTATTTCACCTTCTTTGCGCCCGACCGGGGTCTCGCGCTGGTCGCCAGCGCCCAGGCGGCTGCGGTGCGGCCCTTGCTGCGCGGCACCGCGGCGGAAGCCCTGCCGCTGCTGTCTGCGGCGGCGCCGTGCAAGTTCGGCGGCCGCTCCGGACCGCATTATTATACCGACATCGCAGCCGGGGAGCTGTGCGCCCGCAATATTGCGGATCTGCAGGTGTTCCCGAACGAGCTGCGGGTGGTTGCCGTCACCGGGGCGCAGCTGCGGGAGTGGCTGGAGATGTCGGCGGGGCTGTTCAACCAGGTCGCGCCCGGCAGCCGCGGCACATTGCTGGCCGATCCGCAGCGGGCGGGGCACCATTTCGATGTGATCTTCGGGCTGACCTATCAGATCTGCCTGTCGCAGCCGCCGCGCTATTCCGCCAGCGGGGAGTGCATCAATCCCTCGGCGCAGCGGGTCCTCGATCTCAGCTGGAACGGCCGCCCGGTGGCGCCGGAGCAGCGCTTTGCGGTCGCCGCCAACAGTTACCGGGTCAGCGGTGGCGGCAGTTTCCGGATGCTGCACGCGGCGGAGGAGCTGCCGCTGGCGCCGATGCGGATCCGCCAGGCGGTGCGCGACTATATCGCCGGGCAGCTGCCGCCGGACCCGCTGGCAGAGGCGCCCTATCCCTGGCAGCTGGCGGCGATGCCCGGCACCAGCGCGGTGGCTGTGACCGGGCCGGGCGCGGCTGCGCATCTGGACGAGCTGCCTGCCGGGCTGGCAGAGCCGCGCGGGTTCGGCAGCGGCGGCTTCTGGGAGATTGAACTGCACCTTTGA